Proteins found in one Mucilaginibacter gracilis genomic segment:
- a CDS encoding glycoside hydrolase 5 family protein, with protein MKQFGFNTIKYYGPCIYDHNILKAAHEQGLKVNYSFWIPDDLAFLSNKDAMDNLSAKVIRTVNNLHNNHDILAWELGNTPLQTLSLYYYKPDLLYKQDEYIRWLQTLVSAIKKADPARAVCLDVRVDNSLVSTTEKLHQLIPQIDFFGLVADQVSAGAEQIGELKVPYFYSYIDALNYLKFPESNTGAFITNWQDEETYSFVTFNGLKDKWGRNKFELRQLANRWQRLTLPRALPPVRILVPAVTTVANTALTYHAIINHNGLWGLAGATEGLEFKWVLVKVDAFDNALSMKFLGTGPQVTVSMPENPIANRLYLYVSRGNDVQIIKSKLGL; from the coding sequence ATGAAGCAATTCGGCTTTAACACCATTAAATATTATGGCCCATGTATTTATGACCATAATATTTTAAAAGCAGCCCATGAACAAGGATTAAAAGTTAACTACAGCTTTTGGATACCTGATGACCTGGCCTTTCTGTCGAACAAAGATGCGATGGACAACCTTAGCGCAAAGGTGATCCGCACGGTTAATAATTTACATAACAATCATGATATATTGGCCTGGGAGTTGGGAAATACACCCTTGCAAACGTTAAGCTTATATTATTACAAGCCTGATTTACTGTATAAACAGGATGAATACATCCGGTGGCTACAAACGCTGGTATCGGCCATCAAAAAAGCCGACCCGGCGAGGGCGGTTTGTCTTGATGTTCGTGTAGATAATAGCCTGGTTAGTACTACTGAAAAGCTGCACCAGTTGATACCCCAAATTGACTTTTTTGGCTTAGTAGCCGATCAAGTATCGGCCGGGGCCGAACAAATTGGCGAGCTGAAAGTACCCTACTTTTATAGCTATATTGATGCTTTAAACTATCTAAAATTTCCGGAAAGCAACACTGGGGCTTTTATAACCAATTGGCAGGATGAGGAAACATATAGCTTTGTAACCTTCAATGGCTTAAAAGACAAATGGGGCCGAAATAAATTTGAATTGCGCCAATTAGCAAACCGCTGGCAGCGTTTAACGCTGCCGCGTGCATTGCCACCTGTTAGAATTTTGGTACCCGCAGTTACCACCGTTGCAAATACTGCTTTAACCTACCACGCAATTATCAACCATAATGGCCTTTGGGGCCTGGCAGGAGCAACAGAAGGGCTGGAGTTTAAATGGGTGCTGGTAAAAGTTGATGCCTTTGATAATGCACTCTCGATGAAATTTTTGGGTACAGGCCCGCAGGTAACCGTTAGCATGCCAGAAAACCCAATAGCTAACAGGCTATATTTGTATGTTAGCCGTGGCAACGATGTGCAGATCATCAAATCGAAATTAGGCCTTTAG